Part of the Caldisericia bacterium genome is shown below.
TCAAACTTTAAGAAGATTAAACACAGCAATATCAAAATCAAAAACTGTTGCAATTTTTGTGAATCAAGTTAGAGAAAAAGTTGGAATTATGTTTGGTAATCCTGAAGTTACACCAGGAGGAAGAGCACTAAAATTTTATTCAACAATAAGAATTGAAATAAGAAAAGGAGATTCAATAAAAGAAGGAGAAACAATTATTGGAACCTCAGTTAAAGCAAAGGTTGTGAAAAATAAGGTTGCTCCACCATATAAAGAGGCTTATTTTGATATAATTTATGGGAAAGGCGTGCTTAAAAGTGGATGTATATTTGATGCTGCAACTGAACTTGGAATAATAGAAAAGAGTGGAACTTGGTATTCTTATAAAGGAGAAAGAATTGCTCAAGGAAGAAAGAATGTTTTAGAATTTTTTGAAAAGAACCCACAAATTTTGAAAGATATAGAAAAAGAGGTAAGAAAGAAAGTTTTTCCAGAAGAAGAAAAACTTAATAAAGAAGAAAATAAATAAAATTGAATAAAGAACTACTTAACTATTCCCTTAAACTTTTAGGGAATAGGGATTATTTTGAAATAGAGTTAAAGATGAAATTAATAAATTGTGGATATAATGAAAAAGAGATTGATGAGGTAATTGAATATCTTAAAGATAGAAATTTTATAAATGATTTCTCTCTTATAGAGAGAAAAATTAATTTTTATCAAAGAAAAGGCTGGGGTGAATTTAAAATATACAAATATTTAATAAATTTAGGTCTAAATAAAAATTTTGTTGAAGAAAGCATAAAAAAATTTTTAGATTTATCACTTGAAAAAGAAAACATTAAGAAATTTTCTCAAAGAAAAGATGATTTTGAAAAAAAAGTAAATTATCTTATAAACAAAGGTTTCAGAGAATCTTTAATTTTTGAAGTTCTAAAAAAGAAGGAGGATGAGATATGAATTTATCATTAATTGCATATGAAGTTTTAATAATATTAGTTTTTCTCTTAGGAGGGTTAGTTGGTTTTTACATAAGAAGATATGTTGCTGAAAGTAAAATTGGTGGAGCAGAAAAAGAGGCGCAGAGAATTAAAGAGATGGCAGTTCAGGATGCTGAATCAAGATCAAAAGAGATAATTTCAAAAGCAAGAGAAGAGGCAGTTAGAATAAGAAACGAAACTGAAAAAGAACTAAAATTAAGGAAGCAAGAAATACAAAAACTTGAAGCAAAACTAATTCAAAGAGAGGAGATTATTGAAAAGAAACTTGAATCTATTGATAGAAGAGAAAAAACAGTTGCTCAAAAAGAAGAAGAAGTTAGAAAAATGAGAGAAGCGCTCGCAAGACAATATGAAAAACATAAACAGGAACTTTTACGTATAGCAAATTTAACAGAAGAAGAAGCAAAAAGAGAACTAATGGAAAAACTTGAAAAGGAACTGAGTTTAGAAATTAGTAAAAAAATAAAAGAATATGAAGATAAATTAAAAGAAATGGAAAAAATTAAGGCTCAAGAGATAATTTCAACTGCAATACAAAGAACTGCAGTAGATTTTGTTGCTGAATCAACAATTACTGTTGTGCCACTTCCTAATGATGAAATTAAAGGAAGAATAATTGGAAGAGAGGGAAGAAACATAAGAACATTTGAATCATTAACTGAAACAGAATTAATAATAGATGATACACCTGAAGCAGTTGTAATTTCATCATTTGATCCAATTAGAAGAGAAATTGCGAGATTAACACTTGAGAAACTTATTCTTGATGGAAGAATTCATCCTTCCAGAATTGAAGAGTTGTATGAAAAAGCAAAGCAAGAGATGGGAGAGAAAATTTTAGAGGAAGGAGAAAAAGCCCTTTTAGAATTAAATATTGTTGATATGCATAAAGATTTAGTTAAATTAATTGGTAAATTAAAATTTAGAACAAGTTTTGGTCAAAATGTTTTGAAACACTCAGTTGAAGTTGCATATCTTGCAGGTATAATTGCAAGCGAACTTCAAATGGATGTTCAAAAGGCTAAAAGGGCTGGCCTTCTCCACGATATTGGTAAAGCGCTTGATAAAGAGGTTGAAGGGCCTCATGCTCAAATTGGAGCAGAACTTTTAAGAAAATATGGTGAAGATGAAGAGATAATTCATGCAATTCAAGCACACCACTATGATATTCCACTTGAAAGACCACTTGATTTTATAATTCAAGCAGCAGATGCAATTTCTGCTTCACGCCCAGGAGTTAGAAATGAATCAATAGAGCAATATATAAAGAGAATTGAAGAGTTAGAAAGAATTGCTTCATCTTTTGAGGGAGTTGAAAAAGCATATGCTCTTCAAGCAGGTAGAGAAGTTAGAGTTTTTGTTAAACCAGATTCAATTGATGACTCTCTTCTTCCAAAGTTAGCATATGATATTGCAAAAAAGATTGAAAATGAGGTTGTTTATCCAGGTCAAATAAAAGTTTTAGTTGTAAGAGAGAGTAAAGCACTGGGATATGCTAAATGAGAATACTATTTATTGGTGATATAGTTGGAGAATCAGGAAGGAGGGTCCTTGGTTTGACCCTCCAAAAAATTATAAATAAAGAAAAAATAGATCTTGTTATTGCTAATGTTGAAAATTTATCTGGAGGTTTTGGTGTAACTTTGGAAAAGTTTGAGGAGATTTTAAAATTTGGAGTGAATGTTGCAACAAGTGGAAACCACATATGGGATAATAAAGAGTATAAACTTGTATTCGAAAAATACCCCAATATAATTTTAAGACCACTTAATTATCCTGATGGTACACCAGGAAAAGGGAGTACTGTAATTGATGTTAATGGAGAGAAGGTTTTGATTATAAATATTCAGGGAAGAACATTTATGGAGCCAATTGATTGTCCATTTAGAAAAATAGATGAAGAATTAAAAAAATTTAATGATATAATAATTAAAATAGTTGATTTTCATGCTGAGGCTACAAGTGAAAAGAGGGCAATGCTTCATTTTCTTTCTGGTAGAGTATCCGCTTTAATTGGTACTCATACTCATGTTCAAACTTCAGATGAAGAGATTTTACCTACTGGAACATCTTATATAACTGATGTCGGAATGACTGGAAGTTTTGATTCAGTTATTGGAATTGAAAAAGAGGCAGCAATTCACCACTTTATTACAAAACTACCCACAAGATTTAAAGTTGCAAAAGGGGATCTTAGATTAAATTCACTTTTACTTGAAATTAATGAAAAAAATGGTAAAACATTAATGATAAAAAGATATAACATAAACCTTGGAAAAGAGGGGGCATAAGATGGAGAAAAGACTTTTAGAACTTAAAAAAAGGATCAAAGAGGACGAACTCTTAAGGTCCGTTAATTTATTCTTTTCATTAAACAATACAACAGTATACCTTGTTGGAGGTTATATTAGAGATTTGCTTTTAGGGAAAGAGAGTAGTGATATAGATATTATTGTAGACGCTCCAACAAGCACTGTTAAGGCTCTTGCACATTTTTTAAATGCAAGTGTATTTTATTTGAGAAAAAGAGAAATTTATGCAAGAGTTATGATAATGAGGGAGGGTAGAAGGATTGATGTATCCTTCATAAATGAAGAAAATTTAAAAGAAGAGTTAGAAAGAAGAGATTTTACAATAAATTCAATGGCTGTTAATCTTACAAAAATTTTTAAAGATGAAGAGGATTTCTTTATTGATCATTTTAATGGATTAAAAGATCTTGAAAATAAAATTATAAAACAAACTAATTCCAATATTTTTGAAGAAGATCCAATAAGAGTTTTAAGAGCGTTTAGATTTAAACATGCATTAGGTTTTGAAATTGAAAAGGATACTCTCAAAAATCTTCAAGCAAATAAATCTCTTTTAGATAGAGTTTCTCCTGAAAGATTAAGAGAAGAGTTTTTTAGAATTCTTTTGATGGATAATCAAATTCTATATGATTTAAATGAGAGTGGTGTATTAAAAGAGTTGTTCCCAAATATAAATTTTGAATTTGTTGATATGGCTTTAACCAATCTTGATGATTCTGTTAAAAACCCAGATAAATATTTTAAACAAGAAGAGGTAAGAGAAGTTTACACAAATTTCTGGAATGAACCAGTTGGGAAAGAGGTGTTTCATATTCAAACATTTAAACTTGCGCTACTTTGCTTTAGTGAAGAGACTCCTGCTCTTTTTGTTAGAAAGAAATTTAATGCATCTCTTAGAACATGTACAAAGGTACAAAATATAATTTTTGCATTTAAATATTTGAAAAATAGTTTTGATGAAGGACAAGACATCCTATCAGTTGATTTTATTGGAACATTCTTTAGAACATACAAAAAAGAAACAATAGAAGCCTATATGTTACTTACATTTTACTATAAGGGTTTAAAGAAATTTCCAAGAAAAGAAGTTCTTGATTTTGTTGGTTTATTTGTAAAGAATAGATTTAAATCACTTGTAATCTCTGGTAATGAAATTGTAAAAGAATATGGTTTAACACCATCACCATTTGTTGGAGATCTTTTAATGTATCTTAAAGCGCATCAAATTCTTGAAAAAATAAAAACAAAAGAGGATGCTAAAGCACTTATAGATAAATATCTAAAAAGAGAAGAGTGATTAACTTTCATATAAAAACTTTTGGTTGTCAGATGAATGAGTACACTTCACTCTATTTATATTCCCTTTTGTCTTCAAAAGGTGTGGAAAGTGATGTTAAAACTGCTGATTATATCATTGTTAATACATGTGCTGTAAGAGAAAAAGTAAAACACAAGATTTATTCTTACATTGGTAAGGTAAATAAAATAAAAAAGAAAGACGCAAAACTTATTGTTATAGGTTGTCTTGGTGAAATATATAAAGATGAGATTAAGAATAAATTTAATCCATATATTGTTGGTCTTTATGATAAAGAGGAAGAACTTTTAGAGATTGCAAAAAGTATCGAGGTTGATGTAAGTAGAAAAAGTTTACCCCTTGTCTCAAGATATTTACCAATTATTTTTGGATGTAATCACTTCTGTTCATATTGTATTGTTCCTTTTGCAAGAGGATTCGAAAAGAGTAAACCACTGGAAGTTGTTTTAAAAGAGGCTGAAGAAATTTATAATGAAGGAGCAAGAGAAATAGTTCTTGTTGGACAGAATGTTAATGATTATGGAAAAGACCTTGGAATTCAGGACGGTTTTATAAAAGTAATTAAAGAGGTTTCAAAAATTCCTCTTGAAAGAATAAGTTTTTTAACCTCTCACCCCAAAAATTTCAAATTAGAGTGGATTGAAGAGTTATGCGAAGTTAAAAATTTACTCCATCTTTTTCATCTACCACTTCAAAGTGGATCAAATAAAGTATTAAAATTAATGAGAAGGGGATATACAATTGAAGATTACATTAAAATAGTTGAAAAAATAAGAAGTCTTTTTAAAGATGCATCTATTACAACTGATCTTCTTGTTGGCTTTCCTGGAGAAAGTGACGAAGATTTTCTTTTAACAATTGATGCAGTTAAAAAGATTGAATTTGATAGAGCATATATGTTTAGTTATTCAAAAAGACCAAAAACTTTTTCAGAAAAGTTTGAGTGCGAGATTCCAGAAAGTGAAAAATTAAGAAGACTCAACTATCTAATAAAAATTCAAGATGAGATAACTCTTAAAAAATATAGTGAATTCATTGGAAAAGAGGTTGAAGTTTTAATTGAAAATTTAAAAGAGGGTAAAGGAATTGGAAAAGAGAAGGGTGGAAGAGTAACAATTGTTGAAGGAGTAAAGGAGAGCGATTTAGGAAAGATTGTAAAAGTAAAAGTAGAAAGAGTAAACATAAGAGAACTTTTTGGGAAGAGAATTTAGATGAAAATTTTTCCAATAGCTGGAGAGACACTTGGTGTAAGAAGTACATCTGTCTTTGTGCAAACTGAAAATTTAAAAATTCTAATTGATCCTGGTTTTTCAATTCCACAAATAAAAAATCTCTTTCCTCCAACTCCCTATGAATTTAGAGCAGCAGATAAAATAAAAAAAATTCTTAAAGAAAAAGCAATGGAGTGTGATTTAATAATTATAACTCACTATCATATGGATCACTTTTCATATTATGAAGATTTTTATAAAAATAAAATTGTTTTTATAAAAGATCCAGAAAATTATATAAGTGAAAATCAAAAAGAGAGAGCAAAAAAATTATTAAATATTCTTGAAAAAAACTCAAAGAATTTTCATATTGCTAATGGAGAAATAAATTTTGGAAAAACAAAGATAAAATTTTCAAAGATATTTCCACATGGAGTAGATGAGAAAATGGGAGGAGTTATTTCAGTTTTAATTGATGATGGAGAAAAATTGATTTATTCATCTGATATATCAGGTTTCTCAAGTGAAAATTCAGAGAGTTTTGTTATTGATGAAAAACCAGATATTTTAATTTTTGATGGCCCTGTAAGTGAAGTTCTTGATAAAGCAATTAAAAGCACAGAAAAAATATTAAATGAGACAAATATTAAAATATTTATAATGGAGCACCATCCATATAGAGATTTAGATTATAAAGAAAAACTAAAAGAATACTTTTCAATTTTTGAAAAAAGGGGGTTAACTCTTTTAAACTATGCTTTATTTTTGAATAAAGAAGAGATGCTTCTTGAAGGAGAAAGAGAACTCTTTTATGAAAAACCTTTTAGATTTAATAAACCTTTATGGTGAAAAAGAAGTTATTTTAAAAATCTTAAAACTCAATTTATCAAGAAAGAAAAAATGGGAATTAATTAAAAGTGATTTAATACATAAAGAAATCAATAGTTCTTCTTTTGACAAAGAAGAAAAAGAGTTGGAGTTTTATAACAAAAGGGGAATTAACTTTATAACTTTTCTTGATGAAAATTATCCTGAACCTCTCAAAAATATTTATGATCCACCAATAGCACTTTTTTATAAAGGTAAATTAAAAAAAGATTTTATTGGAGTTAGTATTGTTGGAACAAGAAGATGTAGTGATTATGGAAGGTTTGTAAGTGAAGAGTTGTCATCTTATCTTGTGAAATATGGGGTAGTTGTTATAAGTGGTCTTGCTTATGGAATTGATACATATGCACACATAGGAGCCTTAAAAGGTGGAGGAGAAACATATGCAGTTTTAGGAAGTGGGTTAAATATTATTTATCCATCAAAAAATTTGACTCTTTCTAAAAAAATTGAAGAGAATGGAGCATTAATTTCTGAATATTTTCCAGATGAAAAACCAAGGGATTATCATTTTCCAGAGAGAAATAGAATAATTGCAGGTCTATCTAAAGCAGTTGTTCTTGTTGAGGCGCCTATAAAAAGTGGTGCACTGATTACAGTTGATTTTGCAATTGACTTTGGAAGAGAGGTCTTTTCTGTTCCAGGTCAAATAAATAGCGAAAAATCAGAAGGATGTCATAAGATAATAAAAGATGGTGCTAATATTTTATGTAAATATTCTGATATTCTTGAGTTATTAAATATAAAACCAAAAGACACTCCTCTTCCAATTTTAGATGAAGATGAAAAAAGAGTTTTGGAAAAAGTTCCTTATACAATAACATATATTGATGATATAATTGAATCTTCGAAAGATCTTTCTATTCTTGTTTCTCTTGAAAGTAAAGGGTTAATTCAGAGTTTTCCTGGAAATTTTTATATAAGAAAAAGAATAAGATGATAGATAAAATTCTCGATATTTTAATACTTGAAAGAAAAAGAAAATTTGACAATAAATCTGTAATTGGCGGGTTTAATTCATTTTTATTAAATAATATTTCACATCTTGAATTATATGGAATTGATATAAAAAAATTAAAAAAACTTTTAAATGAATATCAAGAGGAAAATTTAGAAAAAAGAAAAAAAATTTATTGGAATATATTTAATGAAATTATAGACTCTATTTTTAAATTAAGAGAAATAGACCTTGATAAGATTCCTCAAATTGGAGAAAAAAGAAAGGAGATTTTAAATAAATTAGGAATTTATAACTCATATGACCTTATTTATTATTTTCCGAGAAAGTACATTGATTTTGGAAAACTTACAAAAATTGTTAATGTAAAAAATGGTGAGTATGCACAAGTTCAAGGAGAAGTTTTGTCAATTGAGAAAAAAAATATAAGAAGCAATCTTTCAATATTAAAAGTTAAATTTTTTGATGGAACTTCAAGTTTATATGGAGTATGGTTTAATCAACCTTATCTTGAAAAATTTTTCAGAAAAGGAAAAAAGTTTTTACTTATGGGCGAAGTTTCATATAATTTTGGTGAATGGCAAATTGAAAACCCTGATTTTGAAGAGATAGAGAGTTTTAAAGATGATTCAAAAGAAAAAATAGTCCCAATATATTCCCAAACAAAAGGACTTACTTCTAAAATTATTTCAAATTGTATAAATGAAGCAATTAAATTAACAGAAAAATTTATATTTGATCCACTTCCAAAAGAGATAATTAAAAAAAGAGAACTTGTACCTTTAAACTTTGCATTAAAAAATATTCACTTTCCTCTTTCAAAGGAGAGTCTAAAAAAGAGTGAGTTTAGATTGAAATATGAAGAACTCTTCCTTTTTCAACTTTTCCTTCAAGTAAGAAAAATGAAGATAAAAGAGAAATTGGGGATGAAATATGAAGTAAAAGAGAGTGATAGAGAAAAATTTATATCTTCACTCCCTTTTAAACTTACAAAAGGACAATTGAAAGTTATAGATGAAATTGAAAGAGATTTAAAAAGTGGGAAGGTAATGAATCGTCTTTTACATGGAGAAGTTGGAAGTGGAAAAACAGTAGTTGCTGCATATTCACTCTATCTTTCTGTTTTAAATAAAACACAAGGAGCAATGATGTCTCCAACAGAAATTCTTGCAATTCAAACTTATAATAATGTTAAAAAATTTTTATCTCCTTTTAATATAAGAGTTGAACTTTTAACCGGAAGCACAAAAAATAAAGACGAAATTAAAAAAAGATTGAAAGAGGGTGAAATAGATATAATTATAGGAACTCATGCTTTAATAGAGGAGGATATTGAATTTAAGAATCTATCTCTTGTTATAGTTGATGAACAACATAGATTTGGTGTTTTGCAGAGAGGTGAGTTAATTAAAAAAGGTCGTTTTCCTCATACACTTGTTTTATCTGCAACTCCAATTCCAAGAACACTTGCACTTACTCTTTATGGAGATCTAGATATATCAACAATAGATGAGCTTCCTCCAGGTAGAAAGCCAGTGAAAACAATTGTGTTTCCAAAAGAAGAAAAAGAAAAAGCATATGAATTTGTAAGAGAAAAATTAAGAGATGGAGAAAAAATTTATGTTGTTTGTCCTTTAATTGAGGAGAGTGAAAAATTAGAGATTTCATCTGTTAAAGAGAAATATGAAGAGTTTAAAGAAATATTTAGAGGAGTAAAAATTGATATTTTACATGGAAGAATGAGGGGAGATGAAAAGGAAGCGAAGATTAAAAATTTTAGAGAGGGTGACACACAAATATTAATTTCAACAAGTGTTATTGAAGTTGGAATTGATGTTCCTGAAGCAAATATTATTCTTGTTGAAGATGCACAAAGATTTGGTCTTTTAACTTTACATCAATTAAGGGGAAGAGTTGGAAGAGGAGATAAGGAGTCATACTGTCTTTTAATTCTTTCAAATTATGATAAAGATTCTCTAAGAAGAGTTAGAGTTTTAGAAAGAACTAATTCTGGTCTTGAAATTTCAGAATGGGATCTAAAATTTAGAGGAACTGGAGAACTTGGTGGAGAAAAACAACATGGAGTTTCAGAGTTTAAAATTGTAAATCTTTTAAGTGAAGAAGATTTTGAGATTTTAAAAATTGCGAGAGAAGATGTTGAGTCTTTTATTAAAAATTATTCACTACTCGATTATCCATATTTATTAAAAGAGTTATCTTTGAGATTCAAAGATTTTAAATTACTTGATATATCATGAGGATAACATCTGGAGTGTTAAGGGGAAGAAAAATTTTAGAGGTTAATGACAGAAGAGTAAGAGAAACTCTTGATATTGTAAGAGAATCACTTTTTAATTCATTAAGAGGACATATTGAAAATAAAGTTTTTTATGATCTATTTGCTGGCTCTGGGGCAGTTGGAATAGAGGCTTTGTCTTGTGGAGCAAGTTTTGCTGTATTTGTAGACAACAATTTTAAATCAATTAAAACAATAATTGAAAATCTTAAGAGTTTAAATTTGATAGATAAAGCAAAAGTTATAAAAAAAGATGTTTTAAGATTTTTAAAAGGAGAAAAAGGTTCTCTTCCTAAAGGAGATTTTATTTTTCTTGATCCACCATATGAATTTGGGCTTGGTGAAAGAGCACTTGAAATAATTTCAATTAGTAATATCATTAAAGATGAAACAATAATAATTTATGAACACTCTAAAAGAGAAAGTTTAAAAACAAGTTTTGAAATAGTAAAAAGTTTGAAAATTGGAGAAACTATTTTAGATTTTTTAATAATAAGGAGAGGAAGCACGAATGGATAAGGAAAAAGGAAAAATTGCGGTTTATCCTGGTAGTTTTGATCCCCCTACTTTGGGACATCTTGATTTAATAAAAAGAGCATCTAAAATTTTTGATAAATTAATTGTTTTGGTTTCAGATAGCAAAAACAAAAATTATATGTTTTCAAAAGAAGAGAGATTTTTAATGGTTAAAGAGATGGTGGAACAGATTGAAAATGTTGAAGTTCAAATGTTGAATGGCCTTTTAATTGATTATCTTAAAGCAAATAAAATAAAATTTGTAATTAGAGGCTTAAGAATTACATCTGACTTTGATTATGAGTTTCAAATGTCTTCATTTAATAAAGTTCTCTATCCTGAAATTGAAACAATTTATATAATGAGTGATAGTAAATATACACTTTTATCTTCAAGTTTAGTTAGAGAATTAATTTTAAATAATGGAGATATAAGCAAATTTGTACCAGAATCTGTTGTAAAATTTATTAAAAGTAGAGGGGTAAAATGAACATATTAGGTTTGTTAAGTAATTTAAAATCTTTAATCGAAAAAGGGAAACCTGTCCCTTTTTCAAATATGGTGATGGTAGATGAGAAAAAACTTTTGTCAATTATTGAAGAGATTGAAAAAAATTTTCCTTCTGAATTTGAAAAGGCAAGAGAGATTTTAAGAAATAAAGAGAGTATTATATCTGAAGCGAGAGAAAGGGCAAAAAAAATAATTGAAAATGCTGAAAATGATAAGAAAAGATTGATTTATGAGTCAGAAATAGTTCTTGAGGCAAAAGAAGAGGCTGAAAGACTTCTTAAAGAGGCAAGAGAGGAAGCAGAAAGAATTAAGAATGAGGGTAAGGAGTTTGTAAAAGAACTCTTGTCAAAAGTTGATAACTACCTTCTTAAGGCAAGAAACATAATTAATGATGGTATAAACGCATTATCGGAGGAAGATTAAATGATAAGTGTAAGAGATCTAAAGAGAGAAACAGGTCTTAAAAAAAAGGTTTCTCTCGAACTTACTTTTAATGAAATTGAAGGTTTTAAAATTTTGTCTCCGGTTCTTGTTGATATAGAAATAGAAAATATTGGTATGGGATTTACTGTAAAAGGAAATTTTGAAGTGACTGTTGAACTACAATGCAGAAGATGTCTTAAATTTTTTCCATATAAACTTGTTGCAGAAATTGACGAAATTTATACAACAAAAAGAGAAGAGATTCAACCAAAAAAGTTGTTAAATCGTGATGAACTCTCAACATTTTTGTTTAATGGAGAGGAGATAAATATTAAAGAAGCAATAAGGCAAAACATAATTGTTTTAATCCCTCCATATCCACTTTGCAAAGATGATTGTAAAGGTTTGTGTCCAATTTGTGGTAAAGATTTAAACGAAGGATTTTGTGAGCACATTGAATTTCTTGAAAAAGAAGATATTGAGGAAAACCCATTCTATAAACTTTATTTAAAACTTTATGAAGATAATAAAAAGCGTTCTCACGGAAATAAAAAAAAGAAAATTTGAATTATTCAAATTTTTCTTAAGATTTTTCATCTCTTTTTTAATTGGAGGAATTATTGTATATTTTGTTTTCATTTTTATAAAAAATTCATCTTATGTAAATAAAGATTTATTTAAAAATATTTTTGATGAAATAAAAAAGCATCTTGAAACCTATTTTCTTCCTTATACTCAAAAAGGAATTTTTGGGAGAATTTTCTTTATATTTTTAAACAATTTTAGAGTTGTTGTTGTGGCTGGCATATTAAGTTTTATTACTTTTGGAATCTTTTCAGAAATTGTTGCATATATAAATGGATTTTTAGTTGGTGCTGTTGTATTCTCTCTTCCTTTAATATTTGAGAAGGCAAATCCTATTTCAGTTTTTTTATTTGGCATAGCGCCTCATGGAATTTTTGAAATTTTTGCTTTTCTTCTCTCTTTGACTTTTGCTCACTCTCTCTCACCTACTAAAGATGGAATAAAATCTATTGATTTGTATTTAAAATCATATATTATTGTAATTCCTCTTCTTTTTATTGCATCAATAATAGAGGTTACTTTTACGCCTTTTCTTTTATCATTGTTTTTACTTAAAAATATTTAAAATTTATTACCAACCAGGATTTATATTCCCTTCTTTCTCAATAAATGGAAGCCAAACAAGAGAGAAAAATCTTATATTTATCTCTGTTTTTGATGGTTTTAAAATAATTTTCTCAAAACTCTCTTTTGATGGATCTAATCGTTCTTCAATTTTTTGAATCTCTATCTGAAACTCTTTTTCGAGTTCCTTTAATTCACTTTCATATTTTTGAACTGTCTCCTCTGCTCTCTTTATATCTTCCTCTTCTTTCATTATTCTTGTTGCATCCCTTGCTGCAGTTGTTGCTCTTCCTATATTTCCAACTCCTGTGATTTTTCTACCAAGTATTGCGCCAAGAATTGTTGCACCAAATGAAATTGTAGTTTGTAGTTTTCTCTGCTGAAGTTGATCCTTTTCTCTATCAAGAATTTGTAATGCTTTTCTATATTTTTCTTCTATTGACTTTAACTTTTCTTCATAATTTTTGATTATCTTCTCTTTTTCTTCTTCTCTTTTATCTCTTGATAATTCAACAAGTCTTATTTTAAATTCACTTTCACTTTCATTTGGTTTTGAGTAAATTTTATAGGTTGGACTTTTATAAATTTCAAGATTTATATTATTCCTTATATGATTTATAAACTCTTTTTTCCAAGTATCATAATTTTTTGGATTAAAAGCTTGTTTAGGTAAGTTTTCAAAAAAGGCTTCTGATTCTGGTTTTGAAGAGAGTTCATTTAAGTTAATATTTAATTCAAATGAATTTGAAAAATCAACTGGAATTGGTGCGTCTTTTATTTCTGCTGCCAGAATTTTTTCAACATTATAATCTAATCCCTTTTTTGAGTCACTAAAATTAACAATTGCACTTCCTAAAACGAAGGGTTTATAAATTAATTTAGATGATTCTGAGATTATTTTTTTTAGAGTTTAAAAAATATTGAGTTATTGTTGGTGGAACAATAGGAATTTCTTTTTTAATCTCCTCTTTTTGAATTACATTTTTTATTTCAAAAGGCATTTTATACTCTTTTTTGGTTTCAAAAGCACCCTCTTTTATTTTAGAGGACATTAAAATTTTTATGTGATCTTTTGTCAAAGGCCCTCTTAAATATGATAAAACATGTCTTGTTTCAAAAATAATTGGTTCATTTTCATGAATATTATTCATAATAAAAATTCTTTTTCCTAAAGAAGATATAACTTTATCAAAAAACTTTCTATCAAATTTTAAATTTATATTTTG
Proteins encoded:
- the rny gene encoding ribonuclease Y, which gives rise to MNLSLIAYEVLIILVFLLGGLVGFYIRRYVAESKIGGAEKEAQRIKEMAVQDAESRSKEIISKAREEAVRIRNETEKELKLRKQEIQKLEAKLIQREEIIEKKLESIDRREKTVAQKEEEVRKMREALARQYEKHKQELLRIANLTEEEAKRELMEKLEKELSLEISKKIKEYEDKLKEMEKIKAQEIISTAIQRTAVDFVAESTITVVPLPNDEIKGRIIGREGRNIRTFESLTETELIIDDTPEAVVISSFDPIRREIARLTLEKLILDGRIHPSRIEELYEKAKQEMGEKILEEGEKALLELNIVDMHKDLVKLIGKLKFRTSFGQNVLKHSVEVAYLAGIIASELQMDVQKAKRAGLLHDIGKALDKEVEGPHAQIGAELLRKYGEDEEIIHAIQAHHYDIPLERPLDFIIQAADAISASRPGVRNESIEQYIKRIEELERIASSFEGVEKAYALQAGREVRVFVKPDSIDDSLLPKLAYDIAKKIENEVVYPGQIKVLVVRESKALGYAK
- a CDS encoding MBL fold metallo-hydrolase encodes the protein MKIFPIAGETLGVRSTSVFVQTENLKILIDPGFSIPQIKNLFPPTPYEFRAADKIKKILKEKAMECDLIIITHYHMDHFSYYEDFYKNKIVFIKDPENYISENQKERAKKLLNILEKNSKNFHIANGEINFGKTKIKFSKIFPHGVDEKMGGVISVLIDDGEKLIYSSDISGFSSENSESFVIDEKPDILIFDGPVSEVLDKAIKSTEKILNETNIKIFIMEHHPYRDLDYKEKLKEYFSIFEKRGLTLLNYALFLNKEEMLLEGERELFYEKPFRFNKPLW
- the dprA gene encoding DNA-processing protein DprA, which encodes MKNLLDLINLYGEKEVILKILKLNLSRKKKWELIKSDLIHKEINSSSFDKEEKELEFYNKRGINFITFLDENYPEPLKNIYDPPIALFYKGKLKKDFIGVSIVGTRRCSDYGRFVSEELSSYLVKYGVVVISGLAYGIDTYAHIGALKGGGETYAVLGSGLNIIYPSKNLTLSKKIEENGALISEYFPDEKPRDYHFPERNRIIAGLSKAVVLVEAPIKSGALITVDFAIDFGREVFSVPGQINSEKSEGCHKIIKDGANILCKYSDILELLNIKPKDTPLPILDEDEKRVLEKVPYTITYIDDIIESSKDLSILVSLESKGLIQSFPGNFYIRKRIR
- the miaB gene encoding tRNA (N6-isopentenyl adenosine(37)-C2)-methylthiotransferase MiaB, with the protein product MINFHIKTFGCQMNEYTSLYLYSLLSSKGVESDVKTADYIIVNTCAVREKVKHKIYSYIGKVNKIKKKDAKLIVIGCLGEIYKDEIKNKFNPYIVGLYDKEEELLEIAKSIEVDVSRKSLPLVSRYLPIIFGCNHFCSYCIVPFARGFEKSKPLEVVLKEAEEIYNEGAREIVLVGQNVNDYGKDLGIQDGFIKVIKEVSKIPLERISFLTSHPKNFKLEWIEELCEVKNLLHLFHLPLQSGSNKVLKLMRRGYTIEDYIKIVEKIRSLFKDASITTDLLVGFPGESDEDFLLTIDAVKKIEFDRAYMFSYSKRPKTFSEKFECEIPESEKLRRLNYLIKIQDEITLKKYSEFIGKEVEVLIENLKEGKGIGKEKGGRVTIVEGVKESDLGKIVKVKVERVNIRELFGKRI
- a CDS encoding TIGR00282 family metallophosphoesterase produces the protein MRILFIGDIVGESGRRVLGLTLQKIINKEKIDLVIANVENLSGGFGVTLEKFEEILKFGVNVATSGNHIWDNKEYKLVFEKYPNIILRPLNYPDGTPGKGSTVIDVNGEKVLIINIQGRTFMEPIDCPFRKIDEELKKFNDIIIKIVDFHAEATSEKRAMLHFLSGRVSALIGTHTHVQTSDEEILPTGTSYITDVGMTGSFDSVIGIEKEAAIHHFITKLPTRFKVAKGDLRLNSLLLEINEKNGKTLMIKRYNINLGKEGA
- a CDS encoding RecX family transcriptional regulator, producing MKLINCGYNEKEIDEVIEYLKDRNFINDFSLIERKINFYQRKGWGEFKIYKYLINLGLNKNFVEESIKKFLDLSLEKENIKKFSQRKDDFEKKVNYLINKGFRESLIFEVLKKKEDEI